The Odocoileus virginianus isolate 20LAN1187 ecotype Illinois chromosome 3, Ovbor_1.2, whole genome shotgun sequence genome includes a window with the following:
- the CIRBP gene encoding cold-inducible RNA-binding protein isoform X7 — protein MASDEGKLFVGGLSFDTNEQSLEQVFSKYGQISEVVVVKDRETQRSRGFGFVTFENIDDAKDAMMAMNGKSVDGRQIRVDQAGKSSDNRSRGYRGGSAGGRGFFRGGRGRGRGFSRGGGDRGYGGSRFESRSGGYGSSRDYYSSRSQGGGYDRSSGGSYRDSYDSYG, from the exons ATGGCATCAGATGAGGGCAAGCTTTTCGTCGGAGGGCTGAGTTTTGACACCAATGAGCAGTCACTGGAGCAGGTCTTCTCAAAGTACGGACAGATCTCTGAAG TGGTGGTCGTGAAAGACAGGGAGACCCAGCGATCCAGGGGCTTTGGGTTTGTCACCTTTGAAAACATCGACGATGCCAAGGACGCCATGATGGCTATGAATGGGAAG TCTGTGGATGGGCGGCAGATCCGGGTGGACCAGGCAGGCAAGTCATCTGATAACCGATCCCGTGGATACCGAGGTGGCTCTGCTGGAGGCCGGGGCTTTTTCCgcgggggccggggccggggccgtgGTTTCTCCAGAG GAGGTGGGGACCGCGGCTATGGGGGGAGCAGGTTCGAGTCCAGGAGTGGGGGCTATGGAAGCTCCAGAGACTACTATAGCAG CCGGAGTCAGGGTGGCGGTTACGACCGGAGCTCTGGCGGGTCCTACAGAGATAGCTACGACAGTTATG
- the CIRBP gene encoding cold-inducible RNA-binding protein isoform X5, whose translation MASDEGKLFVGGLSFDTNEQSLEQVFSKYGQISEVVVVKDRETQRSRGFGFVTFENIDDAKDAMMAMNGKSVDGRQIRVDQAGKSSDNRSRGYRGGSAGGRGFFRGGRGRGRGFSRGGGDRGYGGSRFESRSGGYGSSRDYYSSRSQGGGYDRSSGGSYRDSYDSYESGQRASGCRQCPWVTTD comes from the exons ATGGCATCAGATGAGGGCAAGCTTTTCGTCGGAGGGCTGAGTTTTGACACCAATGAGCAGTCACTGGAGCAGGTCTTCTCAAAGTACGGACAGATCTCTGAAG TGGTGGTCGTGAAAGACAGGGAGACCCAGCGATCCAGGGGCTTTGGGTTTGTCACCTTTGAAAACATCGACGATGCCAAGGACGCCATGATGGCTATGAATGGGAAG TCTGTGGATGGGCGGCAGATCCGGGTGGACCAGGCAGGCAAGTCATCTGATAACCGATCCCGTGGATACCGAGGTGGCTCTGCTGGAGGCCGGGGCTTTTTCCgcgggggccggggccggggccgtgGTTTCTCCAGAG GAGGTGGGGACCGCGGCTATGGGGGGAGCAGGTTCGAGTCCAGGAGTGGGGGCTATGGAAGCTCCAGAGACTACTATAGCAG CCGGAGTCAGGGTGGCGGTTACGACCGGAGCTCTGGCGGGTCCTACAGAGATAGCTACGACAGTTATG AATCAGGCCAGAGAGCGAGCGGATGCAGACAGTGTCCCTGGGTGACCACAGACTGA
- the CIRBP gene encoding cold-inducible RNA-binding protein isoform X6: MASDEGKLFVGGLSFDTNEQSLEQVFSKYGQISEVVVVKDRETQRSRGFGFVTFENIDDAKDAMMAMNGKSVDGRQIRVDQAGKSSDNRSRGYRGGSAGGRGFFRGGRGRGRGFSRGGGDRGYGGSRFESRSGGYGSSRDYYSSRSQGGGYDRSSGGSYRDSYDSYATHNE, from the exons ATGGCATCAGATGAGGGCAAGCTTTTCGTCGGAGGGCTGAGTTTTGACACCAATGAGCAGTCACTGGAGCAGGTCTTCTCAAAGTACGGACAGATCTCTGAAG TGGTGGTCGTGAAAGACAGGGAGACCCAGCGATCCAGGGGCTTTGGGTTTGTCACCTTTGAAAACATCGACGATGCCAAGGACGCCATGATGGCTATGAATGGGAAG TCTGTGGATGGGCGGCAGATCCGGGTGGACCAGGCAGGCAAGTCATCTGATAACCGATCCCGTGGATACCGAGGTGGCTCTGCTGGAGGCCGGGGCTTTTTCCgcgggggccggggccggggccgtgGTTTCTCCAGAG GAGGTGGGGACCGCGGCTATGGGGGGAGCAGGTTCGAGTCCAGGAGTGGGGGCTATGGAAGCTCCAGAGACTACTATAGCAG CCGGAGTCAGGGTGGCGGTTACGACCGGAGCTCTGGCGGGTCCTACAGAGATAGCTACGACAGTTATG CTACACACAACGAGTAA